The nucleotide sequence caaatatagGAGATTTGTAATTCTTTCTACAAGAAGGAAAACTCAATTAAGGTAAATATGTTGttctttccttcaacaaatagaaaaactaaatatggtaagaaaattatggcaaacaTCTAACAATTCTCCCCATTGgcctgaattttctgacaaaataaacttgatccaccttcttcacatagccttcaacaggtcacatctccaaatctccaccacaaagtttgactcaacgtgcgtagcacaccggtcaaatttctcagaaaAAAATCACGATTATCGTCAAATATGTTGAGGCTAGAACTGAACCCGCCAAGATGAATCTATCTTGAACCTCGCTCTAATACCACTTGTTGGGACcaaaaaatcaggtgtcatgcggaatcTAGCAAAGCAAatcttgaacgacgataaatcaaaCAACACAAGAGAAATATATCAAAAGAGATGCAAACatataacgtggttcggtcaactgacctacatacacggcggagatgagcaatccactatataaaaagagagtacaaaatatcgagagaacaacctcacaaagaggcaaacacaagtgacacactaacattTGTCCCGTAAAGtttcccccccccccaacaagactctcaaaccccatatggctacattgtggatgctactgcatgagaaggaaggatcctcaatttatagaagtccaaataTTTTCCTataagaaaaaggactagccaaatatgggaGATTTGTAATTTTCTTCTACAAGAAGGAAAACTCAATTAAGGTAAACATGTTGTcatttccttcaacaaatagaaaaaccaaatatggtaagaaaattatgtgtttgccataattttcttaccatattttgtactctcttttatatatagtggattgctcatctccaccGTGGACataggtcaattgaccgaaccacattaaatgtttgtgtctcttttgatatatttctcttttattatctgatttatcgtcgttcaaggtttgcTTGCTAGTTTCCGCATGACACCTGCTTTTTCGGTCCcaagaagtggtatcagagtgaggttcaagacaggttcatcttggcgggttcagttttagccgcaacatatttgacgataatcgtaatttttgtctgagaaatttgaccggtgtACTACAcacgttgagacaaactttgtggtggagatttggagatgcgacctgttgaaggctatgtgaagaaggtggatcaagtttattttgtcagaaaattcaggccaagggggagaattgttaggtgtttgccataattttcttaccatattttgtactctcttttatatataatggattgctcatctccgccgtggacgtaggtcaattgaccgaaccacattaaatgtttgtgtctcttttggtatatttctcttttgttatctgatttatcgtcgttcaaggtttgcTTGCTAGTTTCCGCATGACACCTGCTTTTTCGGTCCCAACACATTGCACAAGGGGTTTATCTGTACTCCCTTTATCGGAAAATTACATGGAGTAGATTTTGAATCCTtgtttacttctttatattttagAAAATCCTGACTCCGCCCAGTGATAACTGTGCTAGTGGAAAATAGTAGGACACGAGGGAATAATCGAGGTACGCACAAATTGATTCGGACACAACCATTATCACCAAATGTAGATCCTAAATCTCCTAAATAAGACGGAGCATATTTAAGAAGCAATGTAGTGTACATATTTCCCTCTCTTCAAGCTTTAGTTTATATGACTACACGGCTCTATATTCGGCTTAGCTTAAGGTTTAGATCGTCACAGAGTACTTGTGATGACATCCAAGTCCATTTACCTTTGAATTACACAGTATATTCCTTTGTGAATTAAATTGAAATCCTTTACGTCCGCCCTGCTATTCTACTGCCACTTGTTGAACAGTCTACTAAATTGATTGTAAGAAAATCTTGTTTTTCTGGATCTATATAATTACTTCGATCGGAGGAGAGCTCAAATcaagaaaaatgaacacaagaaTCGTCTCTTTACCTACAAATTGGAAGAAATATATAGAAACTTGTGGGATAATCGAGCCATTTAACCTTTTCTTGGAGTTCTATTTTGAAACTTATGAAATGTTTCACTCTTGAAATTAGTATCTAAAGAATGAGTTCTATTGCCCCTTTTTCCAAATTAGAATTGTCTATAAGTGGGACTTCCCTCATCATTGATATGTGCCAATGCTACTAATCTATAAAGATAATGTTATTTAGAGAGAGGCATATATATGGATCCACTAGTGCAATATAAGGAGTCTTGTAAGTAAAATAACTAAAGCAAAGTTAGAAAATTGTTCATATATAAACAACGACAAAAAATCTATCCAATATACATTTCTATTCAAATCTCAAATCAATGGGATTTTGCTATATTTTCTTCCTGCATACATGCAGATTCAAGTAAAGAAGGCAACACAAGGGGAGTAAGTAGAGGAATGGGATCTTTACTGTGACAACAAGATGGATATGAaacagatgaagaagatgcagatgAATCCATTGGCCTTAACAATGCACCCTTGTAATCAAGAGACCTGCTACTAGGCTTGAGCTGCAGCGGGCGAGGAGCGCGCATTTGCAACCTGCTCAGTGTCCTTTTCGCTACTGCATATTCATCTTTGGGTATACA is from Nicotiana tabacum cultivar K326 chromosome 18, ASM71507v2, whole genome shotgun sequence and encodes:
- the LOC142172598 gene encoding uncharacterized protein LOC142172598 gives rise to the protein MKVMERCGDEHEFPGFQTCIPKDEYAVAKRTLSRLQMRAPRPLQLKPSSRSLDYKGALLRPMDSSASSSSVSYPSCCHSKDPIPLLTPLVLPSLLESACMQEENIAKSH